The sequence GATGGCGTCGGCTCGCTCGGCGATGGCGTGGGCCTTGGGACGGCTCGGCAGTCGCACGCCGGTCTATGGTCCGCTCAACCTGGTCGTCTCGGCCGAGATCGCCGCCGATTGGCTCAGCGCGATCTATCGCGACGCGAATCGAGATCCGATGGACCAACTAGCGGTGATGCAGATCGCGCGGCGGACCGACGATCGTTATCGCGATCTGTCGGAAGGAGAACGAACCGAAGCGGCGCGGTGGCTGGAAACGGAGAAGGCCCCGGCTCACTTTGCCCGGATCGTTCGCGAAGGAGGCGCCCTCGACAACGAAGAGCGCGACCAGGTCTTCGGCGAAGCGCTGCCGATTGGCTTGACGCTATAACTGCGTTCGCCTTACGTCTTCGACAACATTGGGAAGAACTGGCCTTCCATCTTTTCTCCCTTCGGAATCGGCGGGACGCCGACGAGCAGGACGTCGTCGCTATCGCTGCAAACGCCGTCGCGGAAGACGTTGATCACCGCCGCGCGGCGCGGGCGATTGGTTCGATTGGCGAACGAACCGTGCACCATCAGCGGATGATGAAACGTCGCTTCTCCCATTTTCAATTCCGCCGCGACCGGGTGCTGGAACTGCTCCCACTGCTCATCGGTCAGCACTTCGCGAATCGCATCCATATTTCCGGCCAGACCAGTAATCGGCAGTAGATCCCATTTGTGACTCCCCGGGACATACTGCACGCAGCCGTTATCCCGATCGGCGTCATCCAGGCCGATCCAACAGGTCAGGTGAGCCATCGGTTTGGTGCGGGTCCAATACGAGTAATCCTGATGCCATGCGACGACGCCGCCATGATTGGCCGGCTTGCAAAAGAGCTGGTCGTGCCAGAAGCGGACCTTCCCTTCGACCAGCTGTTCG is a genomic window of Blastopirellula sediminis containing:
- a CDS encoding phytanoyl-CoA dioxygenase family protein; the protein is MAADLSLQHAPVSSSFFSKFPVGDFRLTDEQIAFYHENGYLAGVKILEDEQVEMLREELEKFFHADHDGRELWYEYHTNESATPDTVLFHALGAWRVGPGFHDILWSPRFVQAAEQLVEGKVRFWHDQLFCKPANHGGVVAWHQDYSYWTRTKPMAHLTCWIGLDDADRDNGCVQYVPGSHKWDLLPITGLAGNMDAIREVLTDEQWEQFQHPVAAELKMGEATFHHPLMVHGSFANRTNRPRRAAVINVFRDGVCSDSDDVLLVGVPPIPKGEKMEGQFFPMLSKT